From Bradyrhizobium sp. AZCC 1610:
GAATCGGCGCCCCTGTCCCGGCCCCGCCAACTCACAATGGCTTTTTGGTCGGATCAAGGCACGCCGGCCCGGACCATTGCGGCTTTTTATCGGCTTCCGGCATTAGCGCCGGGAAGTGTCTCTACTTTGCAGCGCCGTCGGCGGATTTGGCCTTCGGCTTGGCCGGCGGCGCCTTGGCAGTATCTTTGGCCGCTGCTTTCGGCGGCGCGCTGTCGCTGCGCACCGTGCCCCAGGGATCGGTGCTCTTCTGCTCCGGGATATTGCCGAGCGAGCGCTTGTAGGCCCTTTCGGCATCCCTTTCGGCCGCTTTTTCGGTTGCCGACTTTTCCTTGTCGGTCTCACCGTATCTGGGAACAGGATTCTGAGCCTGAGCCCAGACGGGCCCGGTAAGCGCGGCGATCACACATGCAGCGCCCAAAATTCTGCCCAGGATTTTCATGCCATCACTCCCTCTTGCGACCCAAGGCGCTATTCAAGGCGCTATTTTTGACGCGCTTTTCTTCACGCGAACCGGCATCCACCCCGGATCAGTCCGGGGCAGGCTTTCGCCCGAAAGCGCTATAGCACGGCCCGCGCACGGGCTTAAGCGCCGGATCGGGCCGAATTCAGTCCAGCCCGTTGCCGATACCTGGCCAGTTTTGTAAACGATGGCCATGAATTTGCCGCCAGCGCCCTCCTCCGTCGACGTGTTGCTGTTCGACCTCGGCCGCGTCGTGCTCGATATCAGTTTCGACAAGGTGATGGCGACGTGGGCCGGGCACGCCGGCTGCGAGCCCGCCGACCTCGCCAGGCGTTTTGTCGTCAACGACAGTTTCAAGCATCACGAGATCGGCCGGATCGACGACGCGGCGTTCTTTGCGAGCCTGCGTCAGTCGCTCGGCATCGGCCTCACCGACGCGCAGTTCCTGGAAGGCTGGAACGCGATTTTCACCGGCGAGGTGCCGGGAATTGCGCCGCTGTTGGCAAGCGCCGCCAAACGCATGCCGCTCTATGCTTTTTCCAACACCAATCCGGCCCATGTCGCGCATTTCTCGCAGGCCTATGCCGACGTGCTCAGCCATTTCCGCGAGATATTCCTGTCCTCGAGCATCGGTTTGCGCAAACCCGACGCTGAAGCCTATGATCATGTGGTAAAAGCGATCGGCGTGCCGGCACAGAGGATCCTGTTCTTCGACGACTCGGCCGCCAATATCGAAGGTGCGCGGGCGCGCGGCCTTTGTGCCATCCACGTGGCATCGACGGATGACGTGGCAAGGGCACTGACCGCACTTGAAGTATAGGAGGTCTGCCCGTGGCCTTGATGCCTGTTGCCGATGCGCTTGCTGCGATCCTTGCCGGCGCCGCACCCCTGCCCGAGGAAATGATCGCGCTCGACGATGCCTGGCATCGCGTGCTGGCGCGCGACGTCGCCGCGCGGCGGACGCAGCCGCCGCGGGCGATGTCGGCGATGGACGGCTATGCGGTGCGCGCGGCCGATGCCGCCGATCTCTCGGTGCGGCTGAAGGTGATCGGCGAGGTCGCGGCCGGACGGCCGTTCGAGCGGAAGGTAGGCGCGGGCGAAGCGGTGCGGATATTCACCGGCGGCGTGATCCCTGAGGGGGCCGACGCCGTCATCATCCAGGAAGACACGGCCATCGACGGCGATTCCCTCGCCATCACCGAAGCCGCCGTTCCCGGGCGGCATATCCGCGCCGCCGGCGTCGATTTCCGCGAGGGCGATGTGCTGCTCACGCGCGGGCGCCGCCTGACCGACCGCGATTTGTCGCTCGCCGCCGGCATGAACTATCCGGAGCTTGCGGTGCACCGCCGCCCAAAGGTCGCAGTCCTCGCCACCGGCGACGAGCTGGTGATGCCGGGCGCTACCCCCGGCCCCGGCCAGATCGTCTATTCCAACGGCTACGGCATCCGGGCGCTGGCGCGGGCCGAGGGCGCCGAGGTCGTCGATCTCGGAATCGCCGCCGACACGGTCGATGCCACCGCGCAAGGTATCCGCCGTGCGCGCGAGGCAAGCGCGGATATCCTGATCACCCTGGGCGGCGCCTCGGTCGGCGACCATGACCTCGTCAAGCGGTCGCTGGAGGCCGAGGGGACGGCCATGGCGTTCTGGCGCATAGCGATGCGGCCGGGCAAGCCGATGATGCACGGCAGGCTGGGCACGATGCGGGTGATCGGCCTGCCCGGCAATCCGGTCTCCTCCTATGTCTGCGGCTTCCTGTTTCTGGTGCCGTTGATTCGTGCGCTATCGGGCTGCGACACCATCCATCATCCGCGCGAAAGCGCCTTGCTGGGCCGCGATCTCGCCGCCAACGACCAGCGCGAAGACTATCTTCGGGCACGGCTCGAAGCGCGCGCGGACGGCACGCTGATGGCGGTGCCGGTGAGCCACCAGGATTCATCGCTGCTCGGGAATCTCGCTGCGGCGCGGGCACTTGTGATACGTCCGCCGTTCGCGCCGGCTGCCGCAAAGGGTTCGCGCTGCGAACTGCTCCGGCTGCCCGAATGATGCCCTGAACGGCGCCTTTAAGGGCGTTTTGGGCCGAAGCCGCAATGCGTTCACCTGAAATTAAGTGGTTGCGGAACACATATCGAACATATAGTGTCCGTTCATGATTTGTTTCGACTGCTAGTGTCCAGGGTTGGGAGTTTTAGGGACTCCCGCGATGGACCCTGACGCTTCGGGACCGAAAGACTGTGCCAACCGGGGGATTGCTCGCGATGCTTACGCGCAAACAGTATGAACTTCTGCGTTTCATCAATGAACGGCTGAAAGAGGCCGGCGTACCGCCCTCCTTTGACGAGATGAAGGACGCGCTCGACCTGCGCTCGAAATCCGGAATCCACCGCCTCATTACGGCGCTGGAGGAGCGCGGCTTCATCCGCCGGCTGCCCAACCGCGCCCGCGCCATCGAAGTCATCAAGCTGCCGGAGCTTGCTGCCGCCGGCAACGGCCGCCGCGGCTTCACGCCGAGCGTCATCGAAGGCACGCTCGGCAAGCGCTCGGTGAGCGTGCCGGCTTCCGAGGATGACGGCAACCGCCCGGTCGCCGTCCCCGTGATGGGCCGGATCGCCGCCGGTACGCCGATCGAGGCGCTGCAGACCCGCAGCCACACCATCAGCGTGCCGCCTGACATGCTCGGCTCCGGCGAGCATTACGCGCTCGAAGTCCGCGGCGATTCCATGGTCGACGCCGGGATTCTCGACGGCGACATGGCGCTGATCCAGCGTAACGAGACCGCCGACACCGGCGATATCGTGGTGGCGCTGATCGACGAGGAGGAAGCCACGCTGAAGCGCTTCCGCCGCCGCGGCGCCTCGATTGCGCTGGAGCCGGCCAATGCCTCCTACGAAGTCCGCATCCTGCCGCCGAACCGGGTCCGGATTCAGGGCAAGCTGATCGGCCTGTACCGGAAGTATTGAACTGTCGGATTGCAGACACGACGGCGACGACACCCCGCCCCGGCCTTCGGCCGGGGTTTTTTGTGGCGCGGCCGGAACCAAGCCGCGTTAGCGCGTTTGTGATTTAGGCGCAGCGCGCCAGTCGCAGAATTGCCCAGAAACAAGAAAAGGCTCTGCGCCATGTCCACTCTGATAGAGGCTTGTGCCTCCTTCGAGACACGGGTCAGCTATCTCAAACGAGGGAGCCATCCGATGTGTGACTATAGCCTGCATGCTGTGGCAACGCGGCCTGCCCAGGTCGGCGAGACGCTGATCACCACGACCTTCCGCGGTACATCGACCCGCGGCTTTGCGTCGGAACGCGAGCCAGCAGTGGCGGTCTGCATGCTTCCCGGCACCGAGCTGGCGTTCGCCGAGGACGTCAAATACGATAACCGGTGGATCTGGACGCGAACCACCGACTGGCGGGTCGGCAAGTTTAACCAGATCGAACCCGAAGTATCCGACCGTCACCATGACGCGATCGAATTTCCTGACGGAAGCCATGTGCTGGTGACGCAGCTCTGCGAAGGCCAGCGCGCGACTGTGCTGCAATTGCCGGTGACCGAGGGCGAACGTGCACCGAAGGTGACGGAAGCGCCGCCGGCCGAATCCATCGTGACCGGATAAACGCAAACGCGAACGCGATCCGCCGGTTTAGGCCGGCGGATCGTGGTAATGTAATTTTTTCAGAACTCGGCGCCGAGGGGCAGTCGGTGGTCAACAAGGTTACATGGCAAAAGGCCGGACGCGTCACCGAGCCCGGACGATACATGTTCAGGTACGGCTGGCTCACCATCACGGCCGAGGATCTCGCGATCTGGCGGCAATTCCCCGAGGCGTCGTTCACGCTGGTCAATTTGCCATCGGAGCCCGACGCGCCTGAGGAGTTTCATCTGGGCGCCTTCGAAATACCCGCCAGCCCGACGGTCGACGAGCACTGATGTTCCTCTATTCCTCCGCCTGAAGGTCGGCCTCGGCCGGCGTCGCATCGACGGCGCGCGGCGGCACGACACGCGGCGCAAGCACGGTGGCGTCGGCCTCGCGCTCGTCGGCTGCGGCCGGCGACCACGGGCGGTCGATCCCCCTGGGCTTGGCTGCCTCGACGACAAATCCCTCACGGCCTCGCCGCAACGCCATTGCGCCCTGCCGCCGCAACCGGTCGGCATCGATGACGGAAGCCGCGCATGAAGCGGGCGCCTGCCGCAGCGTCACGATGAGCGCCGCGCGCTCGCAATCGTCCGAAAGCGCCTCGGGCTTGAGCGCCTGCGCGATAAGGCCGCCGGCGGATTGCGTTACGCAGCCAAGGTCGTCGCATGAGACGCCTGCGGTGAGCGATGCGTCAGCGGCCGTACGCGCGTCCGCGTCCGCCGCCAGCCACTCCTTCAGGAGGAAGGCATCCCGGGAGCCCTTCGCCGCATGCATCAGATGCAGCCTTCCATCCTGGCCGCGGACGGCGACATTGCGACCATCGGCGGAGATCAGGATGTCCGGCAGCGGCGCCCTCGCCGCCCATAGTGCCGCTGATAGCACCAGCACCGCGCCCGACCAGCGCAGCGGCGTGCGCAACAGGCCGAGCAGGATGATGCCGAGACTGGCCGCAATCAGCGGGCCGATGCCGAACGCCGGCACCCGCCCGACCGCGCCGGGCAGCGCCGCGACCCATTGCGTCACCGCAATCATCCAGTCGATGCCGATGCCCATGATCGCCCAGAACAGGCGATCGAAGCCGAACGGCATCGCGACGAGGCCGAGCAAGCCCGCCGGCATCACGACCGCGGAGACGACCGGCATCGCCGCGAGATTGGCCAGCACGCCGTAAGGCGTGACCCGGTGAAAGTGAAAGGCCGCGTAAGGCATGGTCGCGAGCCCCGCCACCAGCGAGGCCAGCAGCAGCATCGCGATCTCACGGCCGCCCCACAGCGCCACGCGGGCGGTTGCGGTATGGTCAGGCGTCGCGAACAGGCGCGGCAAGCCGATCTGCACCAGCGCCACCAGCCCGAGCGTGGCAGCAAACGACATCTGAAAACTGGGATGCACCAGCGCTTCCGGCGCGACCGTCAGCACGATCAGGGCCGCGACCGCGAGCGTGCGAAACGTAATCGCCCGACGATCGACCATGACAGCGATCAGCACCACGGCCGTCATGAAGAACGAGCGTTGCGTCGCCACTTCCGCCCCCGACAGCAGCAGATAGAACGCGGCGGCGAGGAACGCAGCCGCCGCCGACCATTTCTTGATGGCGTAGCCGACGGTGAGCGCGGGAAACAGCGCGAGCAGCGCCCGCACCGCAAAGAACACGACGCCGGCGACGACAGCCATATGATAGCCGGAGATCGACAGCACATGGCCGAGACCTGAGATGAACATGGCGTCGTTCACCGGCGGCGAGATCGCGTCGCGCCGCCCGGTCAATAGCGCAGTGGCGATCGCGCGCTTGTCACCTTCCAGAGTGGTCCTGATCCGCGCGTCGATCGTGTCGCGCAGCCCCTGCATGAACGCGGAATAGCGCAGGCGTAGCCCGCCGCCGGTGGCGGGCGGCTCGGCGGTCTTGATCGCGCCCATCACGAAGCCCGAGGCGCCGATGCCGGCAAAGAACATATCGCGGCTGAAATCGTAGCTGCCCGGCCGCACCGGCGTGAGCGGCGGCAACAGCCGCGCCTTCAGCTCGACGAAGCTGCCGACCGCGGGCGCGGTGCCCTTCTTCACCGACAGCCGGACGCGATCGAGCTTCGTCGTCCCGCGTGCGCTTTCCATGGTGATGACGCGCAGGACAAAGCGGTCGGTGCGCTCGCGAATGTCGCGGGTTTCGACGAAGCCGGTCAGCGCCACCGAAAACATCGGCCGCGCCAGCACGCCATGCGCAATCCGCGCTGTCTTCCATGTCGCGATCGCAAAGCCCGCTGCAACCGCTGCGATCATCACGGCGACGGGAAAGAATTTCTGCCGCCGCAACAGGACCGCGACCGCGCATAGCGCGATGGCGACGACGCCGGCCACAGACAATACCGGCTCGTGATCGGCGGCGAAGTAAAAGGCAATGCCGGTGCCGAACGCGACGGGCACCCAGGGCAGCAGGCGCCCGGCGCCGGCTTCCGCACGCGCCCATGCGCGCAGGGTTTCGAGCAGCGGCGGCCAGAACGCGGGGCGAGACGGGACAAGGCCGCCGACGGGCACGGCGGCGCGCGGCGGCCAAGTCCCGGCATAGCCACGCTTCCGGCCCGATGTGTCACCCTGCTCCGCCACCGAGCCTACACCTTACGATCCCGTAGAGATCGCAAGACTACCGGACGGTGTATTTGAGCTGCTAGCAGAACAGAAGCAGAAACCTGAAGAAATGCACGGCGCCAGCGGCCCCACAAAGCAATTAATCCGCAGTGGAAAACTGCCGCTAAGTCAGCCCAACTGCATTTTTCGACTCGTCAAAGCGTGCTCGTTCTCTGAACTTCGAGGCTGGTTGCGGAGCACGACGTGAGCCAGTTTTCTTGCACGCTTCTGCTTGTGACGGCTCTGATGCTTACGGCATGCTTCGGAGTAGCGGCTTGGCGCATCTCCGGTGGCGCATCGGAAGTCACCGGGAGCATTCCGCCGCCATTGATCGACCTGCGTTGATGCGTTGAGACTGTTAGGCAGAGCGGAGGCAGAAACCTGAGGAAACGCGCCGCCATCCGCGCTACACTCGCGGCCATGAAGCTAGCCGCCTGCCTTTCATTTGCCGTCATGATGACCGCCTTGGCTTCCACCGCCGAGGCGGCCGAGCAATGCCGCTTCATCGAGGCGCGGCCCGAGCGCGAGGCGTGTTACCAGCGCCAGGAGACTGCGCGGGCCGCCCGGCAGAAAGCCAACGATATCAGACAGGCCGCAGAGCAAAAGCCCTACGAGCCTATGGCGCAGGAAGATGCCGAACTCGCCAAGTCGCTGCGCGGCATTTGCCGGGGCTGCTAGGCGGCCGGCGCCACCAATCCCGGCAGCCCACCGCCCGGAAAGCGCGCTTGAAAGCGCTCTTGCAAGTGCGCCGCAGCAGGATGCACACTGTGTGCGCTTGACGAGGTGTCAACGTCTACGGCTCTCGGCCCAACTGGAATTCTTAGTTGCGCTCAGAACGAGAGGAGCATGACGCCATGCGAGAAATCGAAATCCACGACTACGCACGGCAGTTACTGGAAGCACATGGCGCCAAGGCCATTGCGGAAGCCGCCCAGAACGCCATCGAACTCGAGGCAAAAGGCGAGGTCGAACTGGCCAGAACCTGGCGGCATATCGAAGACGCGATGAAGCTCATGCGCGGGCCGCACCAAAGCTGAAGCTGCCGGCGTGGCCAGGTAGGACCTGGAGCAGGTTCCGTCGCAATCCACCTGGTCGCGGCTGAAGGGCAACCTGACCTCCAAGATGCGGCTCTCCATAACAGGAGTGAAGCCATGTTTCCGAAGTGTGCGACAGCCGAAGACCTCGTGAAGGCGATCACGGACGAGAAGGTGCAGATGATCGATCTGCGCTTCACCGACTTGCCGGGGGTGTGGCAGCATTTTTCCGTCCCGCCGGGTGCAGCTAGTGTCGATGCTCTCAGCGAAGGCATTGGATTCGACGGCTCGTCCATCCGCGGCTTCCAGGAAATTCAGGAAAGCGACATGCTGGTCGTGCCGGACCCGACCACGGCCTTCCTCGACCCGTATTCGCCTGCATCGACCCTCGTCCTGGTTTGCAACATCAGGGACCCCGTGACCGGTCAACCCTATAGCCGTGACGCCCGTTACATCGCCCAGAAGGCTGAAACCAACCTCAAGGGCACTGGCCTCGCCGATACGAGTTACTTCGGCCCGGAGGCGGAGTTCTTCGTGTTCGACGACGTGCGCTATGGACAGGACATCAATTACGCCTTCCACGAAATCGATTCCAGCGAAGGCAGTTGGAATACTGGCAAGGAGGAAGCGCCGAATCTGGGCCACAAGCCGCGCCCGAAGGAGGGATATTTTCCCGTTCCCCCGACCGACAGCATGCAGGCTCTCCGCACCGAAATGGTGCTGACGATGGAACAGCTGGGCATCCAGATCGAAGCCCATCACCATGAAGTCGCGACCGGCGGCCAGAACGAGATCGACATGCGCTTCACCACGCTCACCCGCATGGCGGACAATCTGATGATCTACAAATACGTGGTGAAGAACACCGCCCGCGAGCACGGCAAGACCGCAACGTTCATGCCGAAGCCGCTGTTCGAGGACAACGCCTCGGGGATGCACGTTCACCAGTCCCTGTGGAAGGGCGAGACCAATCTGTTCTATGACAAGGCTGATTACGCCGAGCTGAGCGAGATGGGCCGTTACTACATCGGCGGGCTCCTTACCCACGCCTGGGCGTTATGCGGGCTTTGCGCCCCCACCACCAACTCCTATCGGCGCCTGGTGCCAGGCTATGAGGCTCCGATCAATCTGGTCTATTCCCAGCGCAACCGCTCAGCCTGCTGCCGTATTCCGATGTATTCGCCGAACCCGCGGGCAAAGCGCGTCGAGTTTCGCTCGCCGGATCCCTCCTGCAACCCCTATCTCGCGTTCGCCGCGATGCTGATGGCCGGCCTTGACGGCATCAACAGCCGGATCGATCCGGGCAGCCCGATCGACAAGAACCTCTATGACCTGCCGCCCGCCGAGGCAAAGGACGTGAAGTCGACACCTGGATCGCTGGATCAGGCGCTTGACGCGCTCGAGCGCGATCACGCCTTCCTACTCCGCGGCGATGTGTTCACCGGCGACGTGATCGAGACTTGGCTCGACTACAAGCGCAAGAAAGAAATCGATCCTATCCGGCTGCGCCCTCATCCATACGAGTTCCACTTGTATTACGACATCTAGCTAGCTGCGACCGCGTTAGCTGACGCGTGACCGGCCCTACGGCTCAATCAGCGGCGTCTTCGACGACACGTGGTGGCTGACGATTTTCCATTCGCCGCCTTCGCGAATGATGACCCAGGTGATTTTCACCGTCAGGGGTTCAGCATCCTCTTCGACGACAAAAGACGCCGTGCCCGCGACGTTGATCAGGTCGGGAGCGGCATGCGCAGTCCTGACGTCGGTGAACTTGACCGTCGGGGAATGCCATCTCGGCAACGCGTCGAAATAAGCGGCAACGCCGTCATTGCCGCGATACAGGTTTGGATTCGAGCCGAAGAAGAACGCGTTCCTCGAATAGAGCGACGCAAGCGCGCTGGCGTCCAGGTTGCTGAACGCCGTCGCCCATTTTCCCATGATGCCGGACACGATGTCGTCGGTTGCGCTGCGTTCGGATGATCCCATCGCCGGACCTCAGCCCTTCCCGCCGACTTCCTTCGCAAAGGTGTCGCGCAGGCCGATGGTGCGGTTGAACACGGGCTTGCCGGGCATCGAATCCTTGTCGCCCACGAAATAGCCCTGCCGTTCGAACTGCATCACCTCGCCGGAATTATCGGCGGCAACCGAAGGCTCGATCCGCGCGTTGGGCAGGATTTCCAGCGACTCCGGATTGAGGTCGGCGGCGAAATTCGCGGCGTTCGGGCTGGGATTCGCGAACAGCTGATTGTAGACGCGGATTTCCGCCGGCACCGACTGCGCGGCCGATAGCCAGTGCATGGTCGCCTTGACCTTGCGGCCGTCAGGCGCGTTGCCGCCCTTGGTCGCGGGATCGTAGGTGCAGCGCAGTTCGACGACTTCGCCGGCGTCGTTCTTGATAACGCCGGTGCATTTGATGAAATAGGCGTAACGCAACCGCACTTCGTTGCCCGGCGACAGGCGGAAGAACTTTTTCGGCGGGTTCTCCATGAAATCGTCGCGCTCGATATAGAGCTCGCGGCCGAACGAAATTTTTCGCGTACCGGCCGAGGGATCGTCGGGATGGTTGACGGCCTCGAGCTCCTCGATCTCTCCTTCCGGATAATTCTCGATCACGACTTTCAACGGCCGCAACACCGCCATGCGTCGCTGCGCTGATTTGTTGAGGTGTTCGCGAATGCAGAACTCCAGCATGCCGACGTCGACCACGCTGTTGGCCTTTGCGACGCCGATGCGCTTGACGAATTCGCGCACCGCCGCCGGCGGCACGCCGCGCCGCTTCAGCCCGGCGATGGTCGGCATGCGCGGATCGTCCCAGCCGGAAACGTGGCCGTCGCGGACGAGTTGCGTCAGCACGCGCTTCGACAGCAGCGTGTAGGTGAGGTTGAGGCGGGCGAATTCGTACTGGCGCGGTTTTGACGGCACCGGCAGCTTGTCGAGCAGCCATTCATAGAGCGGTCGGTGGTCCTCGAACTCCAGCGTGCAGATCGAATGCGTGATGCCTTCGATGGCGTCCGACTGGCCGTGCGCATAATCGTAGCTCGGATAGATCGACCATTTGGCGCCGGTGCGCGGGTGCTCGGCATGCAGGATGCGATAGAGCACGGGGTCGCGCAGGTTAATGTTGCCGGCGGCCATGTCGATCCTGGCGCGCAGCACGCGCGTGCCGTTCGGGAATTCACCCGCCTTCATGCGCCTGAAGAGGTCGAGGTTTTCCTCCACCGTCCGGTCGCGGAACGGCGAATTCTTGCCGGGTTCCGTCAGCGTGCCGCGGTTGATGCGGATTTCCTCCTGCGACTGGTCGTCGACATAGGCACAGCCGGCCTTGATCAGGCCCTCGGCCCAGTCGTACAGGCGGTCGAAATAGTCAGAGGCGTAATAGAGATCGGTTCCCCAGTCATAGCCGAGCCAGTGCACGTCGGCCTGGATGGAATCGATATATTCCTGCTCTTCCTTGGTCGGATTGGTGTCGTCGAAGCGCAGGTGGCACTTGCCGGCAAATTCCTGCGCGATGCCGAAATTCAGGGCAATCGACTTGGCATGGCCGATGTGCAGATAGCCGTTCGGCTCCGGCGGGAATCGGGTCACGATCCGGCTGTGTTTCTTGGAAGAAAGATCGGCCTGCACGATGTCGCGGATGAAATCGCGCCCTGCCTCTGCCGCTACCGGTTCTGTGGTCATCCTGAGTTCCTGTTAGGGATTGGCGAACCTTCTGCCAAATTCGCCCCTGTGAGCCAAGCCCGCATTGCCGATAGCGAGGCTTTAGTTATGCACCGTTCCTGCTATACACCACGGCCGTTCATGCATAGGCCCCGCCCCGGTAATGACTGATTCCGTCGTCACACGCTTCGCCCCCTCGCCCACCGGCTTCCTCCATATCGGAGGCGCCCGGACCGCGCTGTTCAACTGGCTCTACGCCAAGAAAGCCGGCGGCAAGATGCTGCTGCGGATCGAGGACACCGACCGCGAACGCTCCACGGAGCCCGCCATTGCCGCCATTCTCGACGGGCTGAAGTGGCTGGAGCTCGATTGGGACGGCGACGTCATCTACCAGTTCAGCCGCGCTGCCCGCCACCGCGAGGTCGCCGAGCAATTGCTGGCCAGCGGCTGGGCTTACCGCTGCTACGCCACCGCGGAGGAACTGACGGCGATGCGCGAGAAGGCGCGCGCCGAGGGCCGTACCCGCCTCTATGACGGGATGTGGCGGGACCGCGATCCCTCCGAGACGCCGGCCGGCATGAAGCCCACCATCCGCCTGAAGGCACCGCAGACCGGCGAGACCGTAATCGAGGACCAGGTCCAGGGTCGCGTGGTCTGGCAGAACGAGAACCTCGACGATCTCGTACTGCTGCGTGGCGACGGCAACCCGACCTACATGCTGGCTGTCGTGGTCGACGACCATGACATGGGCGTCACCCACGTCATCCGCGGCGACGACCATCTGATCAACGCCGCGCGGCAGAAGCAGATCTACGATGCACTCGGCTGGGATATCCCGAACATGTCCCACATCCCCCTCATCCACGGGCCCGATGGTTCGAAGCTCTCGAAGCGCCACGGCGCGCTCGGCGTCGACGCTTACCGCGCGATGGGATATCTGCCGGCGGCGCTGCGCAATTACCTGGTCCGGCTCGGCTGGAGCCATGGCGACCAGGAAATCTTCTCGACGCAGGAAATGATCGACGCGTTCGATCTGCCCGCGATCGGGCGCTCCGCGGCGCGGTTCGATTTCGCCAAGCTGGAGAACCTCAACGGCCACTACATCCGCCAGGCTGATGACCGCGAGCTGGTGTCCCAGTTTGAGAGCGTGCTGGATTACGTCCCCGAAGGCGCCGAACTGAAGGCAAAACTCAACGACACCACCCGCGCGCAATTGCTGCGGGCGATGCCGAGCCTGAAGGAGCGCGCCAAGACACTGATCGAGCTGATATCGGGCGCCTACTTCATCTTCGCCGACCGTCCGCTTGAGATCGAGCCGAAGGCCGGCGCCCTGCTGACGCCGGAGACCCGGGCGCTGATCGGAAAACTCCGGACGGCGCTCGAGGCCGTCACC
This genomic window contains:
- the gltX gene encoding glutamate--tRNA ligase yields the protein MTDSVVTRFAPSPTGFLHIGGARTALFNWLYAKKAGGKMLLRIEDTDRERSTEPAIAAILDGLKWLELDWDGDVIYQFSRAARHREVAEQLLASGWAYRCYATAEELTAMREKARAEGRTRLYDGMWRDRDPSETPAGMKPTIRLKAPQTGETVIEDQVQGRVVWQNENLDDLVLLRGDGNPTYMLAVVVDDHDMGVTHVIRGDDHLINAARQKQIYDALGWDIPNMSHIPLIHGPDGSKLSKRHGALGVDAYRAMGYLPAALRNYLVRLGWSHGDQEIFSTQEMIDAFDLPAIGRSAARFDFAKLENLNGHYIRQADDRELVSQFESVLDYVPEGAELKAKLNDTTRAQLLRAMPSLKERAKTLIELISGAYFIFADRPLEIEPKAGALLTPETRALIGKLRTALEAVTDWRTETTEAAMRNFAEQNNLKLGAVAQPLRVALTGRTTSPGIFDVLAVLGREECLARLADQAAS